The window CCCAAAATATGAGGAATGAATATGTATGAACTAACACCCATGGAAAAATTAGAAGAAGAAATAACAGAATTAGGTTTTGTTATTCGAGAAAAAGATGTTGAAATCGGCGCATTAAAACTAATTCTACGCAAAATTAATTTTTTAGTAAATCATACAGCAGCTGAAGACTGTAAAATCAAAAATGAAATTATTAAAATATTAAAAGATGAAGATTAAAAAAAATAAATTATAAAAGAGCTTTAATAGCTTCTTTTACATCACCCAAATCTTCTGTCGGCTCGAATCTGCGCACAACATTGCCTTGACGGTCAACTAAAAATTTGGTAAAGTTCCATTTGATATCATTGTTGTCTTTGTAATGTCTGTCCATCATCTTTACAACAAGCTTGAGCTTTCCGGCACCTCTGCCGGTAAAACCTGTAAATCCCTGTTCATTTTTAAGATATTCAAATAATGGAGAAGCATTTTCACCGTTTACATCTATCTTATCAAAGATTGTGTATGGCACCAGCCATTTTGAACGGCAGACTTCTGTGATTTCTTCAGTTGATCCTGGTGCCTGTTTTCCAAACTGGTTGCATGGAAAATCAAGGATTTCAAAACCTTTTTCGTTGAATTCACTATAGATTTCGTTTAATTCTGTGTATTGCGGTGTGAATCCGCATTTTGTTGCTGAGTTTACAATTAAAAGTACTTTTCCATCGTATTGGGAAAGTGAAACATCGTTTCCTTCACCGTCTTTTACTTCAAAATCATATACTGACATAAGCCTATGCCTCCTTTGAACTTAATTTATTTTTAACATATTTAAAATTTTTTATACAAAGTTTATATTTATTAAAAATATATATTACATTATGACAAGACAAGCAAAGATTGTTAAAACTAGTATAATCGGAATTGTAGTCAATCTTATTCTGGTCGCTTTTAAAGCTGTCATTGGAGTTTTAACAAATTCCATTGCTATTACTTTGGATGCGGTCAATAACCTGACTGATGCATTGTCATCCATTATTACAATCATAGGTGCAAAGCTTGCAGGCAGGGCTCCTGATAAAAATCACCCTTACGGTTACGGACGTATTGAGTATTTTTCATCAGTTATCATCGCAGCCATTGTCTTATGGGCAGGTATTACTGCACTTATGGAATCATGGCCTAAGATATTCACACCTGATGTTACAAACTATACCACCGTTTCACTCATCATAATCGCAGTTGCGGTAGTCGTCAAGTTTGTTTTAGGCCAATACGTAAAAAAAGTGGGTGAAGACATCAACTCACAGGCATTGGTTGCATCAGGAAGTGATGCATTTTTCGATGCAATTCTTTCACTTTCCACTTTAATAGCTGCGATAATATCAATATTTTTCAATATTTCTCTTGAAGGAATATTGGGAGTTATCATATCCTTTGTAATTATCAAGGCAAGTATTGATATGTTAAAGGAAACTCTTGACAGCATGATTGGTGCCAGAGTTGATTCAGAATTATCAAAAAAGATAAAGGATTCAATCCGTGAAATTCCGGGAATCTACGGAGCGTATGATTTGAGCCTTCACAACTATGGGCCTGAGGACATGCAGGGGTCAGTGCATGTTGAAATTGATGACACTCTAACTGCTCTTGAAATTCATAAGCTGACACGGGAAATTCAGACTAAAATATTTCAGGAATTCTCAATTGCCCTTACAGTTGGAATTTATGCAAGGAACGATAAATTCAAAGAGGTTCGAAATGACCTGTATGATATTGCCTCAAAATATGAAGAAGTGCTTGAAATTCATGGATTTATCGTTTTAGAAGAGCAAAATACTGTGATGTTTGACATCATTGTTGATTTTGATGCTGACAGAAACAGAATCAAAAATGAAATTATGGATGAAATAAAATCAAGACATCCTCAATTTGACTATCAGATGATTGATGATTACGACATAAGCGATTAATAGTAGAAAAAACAATATATAATTTATAGGTGATATGATGGATAAAAATAAAATACTTTTGGCAGTAATTGCAATTTTAGTCATTGCACTTATTGTGCTTGGTGCATACATCATCACCACAGACAGTAACCGCCTGGTTGAATTAAATGTGACTTCCGAAAACAATACAGATAACACAACAGACGTTATCATGATTGATAAGGACGGCAAACAAACTAATGGTACTGTTGTTGGCGATGACTCACCAAGAAATGATACAAATACCTCAAATGAAACTTACAGAGTCTATAACCCTCAATCCGATTCATATGTAACTGTAATTGGTGAAGGTTATGATGCTGAAGTTGACAGATGGTATACCTATGACACCGACGGTGTCAGATATTACAACACAAGAATTAAGTAATCTTAATTCTTCTTTTTTTATTTTAATAGTAAACGAATACCCTAATCTCTTAAAGATTAAGGATGAATTTCACAAAAAATATTAAAAAGAAAATTACTTTTCAAATGCTCTCTCTATTTCCATATATATGGATAAATTATAAAATTAGTTTTATATAAAATTGTCCTTGATTAGAGTTAGGTGTTTTTTTATGAATATTAATTATGGTTTGATGGTTAGGTTGTATCCTGATGAGGATATGAAGATTAAATTTAATCAGAATATAGGCAATTCCAGATTTACATGGAATAAACTCTTAGAAAACTATCAGAACACATATAAACTATTTAAATCCCATGGTTACACTAAGCTTAAATCCAATATGACCACTTTTAATGCCATGCTAGGTATGCTCAAAAAAGAACATGATTTTCTATACTTAAGCGAATCATCAAGCCTACAACAGGTTTACAGGGATTTAATCAATGCCTATAAAAAGTTTTTCAATGGCGAATGTAGTTATCCGAGATTTAAATCTAAAAAACGTGATAAAAAGTCATTCAGAATACAAAACAACCATAATATAAAAATCAAGGATAATACAATTATTTTACCAAAATTAGGAGAGACACATTACAGGACAAGTAAAAAATATCATGAAAAATTAAAAAACGTTAAAATCAATAGTGTAACAATCAAATTAGAAAATGGAAAATATTACGCCGTATTTAACATTGAAACCGAAATATCCGAATTTCCTAAAACATATAAATTCGTGGGAATCGATTTAGGTATGAGAACACTAGCAACACTCGACAACGGACTAAAAATAGCCAATTTAGACGTAATATACGAGGAAAGCATGATCAAAAAATACCAAAAAAGATTATCACGAAAAAAATACCAAAGCAACCGCTATAAAAAAACATTAAAAACCTACTGGAAATGGGTAGACCAAAAAAAGAACAAAATCAATGACTACTACCACAAAATAACAACACAAATCGTTAAAAAATACGACATAATCATACTCGAAGACTTAGACATAAAAGGAATGTTTCAAAACCCCCATAATAGTCAAAAATTACAAAGAATCGTATGGGGAAAATTTGTTGAAATGCTCAAATACAAAGCCGAAATATACGGAAAAACAATAAGACAAATCAACAGATGGTACCCATCAAGCAAAAACTGCAGCAACTGCGGATACTACTACAAAGACCTACAACAAGATGAAACAGAATGGAAATGCCCACAATGCCATACCGTACATGACAGAGACCTCAATGCAGGTAAAAACATTCTTAAACAAGGATTAATCGACCTAATCGATGAAACAATGAACCTCTGGGACAGGGGAGATAGCACGGTAATTCTACTCTCATTTGAGAGTACTAGCCCGTGAAGTAAGAATCCTCGACTTCCACAAAGTCAAGGTAGTTCATTTTATAAACACCGGATTTGTCAGATTATCCCTGTAGGTTGTCTCATCCCTTAAACTTTCTATATGATGAATCACATTAAGCTTCAGGTCTTCTAATTTTATGCGAACTTCAATATCCTGAAAATCAACCTGAAACTGGAACAGGTACTTCACTTCCATGTCATGGTTATACACAACCCAGTTTGGACCGTTGATGTCCAAAAGCCTGATGGACCATTTAGACATTACATTATTGATTTTTGATGTAGTTTCATCAATGTCAAAATCCTCATCAAGAAATATTTCTTTCATTGGTACAAATCCTCTGATCCCTTTTGAGGTGCAAGGTTAAGTTCAACCTCTTCACGGTTGAAAATTCCGAATGTTGTTATTTCGCTTTTACGGATTGATAATGCCTGAGCCATATCATTGTTTTCAAGAGATATTATTGCCACATTCACCCATTCATCATCTTCTGAGAGGTAATTGCATGGCTCAAACAATTGGAATTTGGTTACGATTGTCAAAAGCAAGTCGTTAATTTCAATATTTTCTCCAGTGTGTTCAAAATTAAGTTGTAAAATTCTTTCTTCAACGTTCATATACATACTTTGTTGTTAAAATATTTAATATAATTCATCTATAGATGAGTTTAGCTTTTCATCTTTTGCCAGTTTTTCGGCAATGATCTCATCAAGATAATCCTCTTTTTTAATTATTTCAACAAAAATCCGATCCAAATATTTTTCCTCAAACAGTTTTTCTTCAATCAGATTAACCAAATTCTCTTCTTCAGGCTCTTCGATTGTGATGTCATCAGGTTCACTTCCAATATCTATGAACTCATCTGATTTGTCAAAATCATCCGAATAGTCAAGCAAATCTTCATCAAAAAAATTGCGCTCGTAATAACAGTATCTGAAAGGCTCTTGAAAAATTCCCTGATTCATATAGTCTGTATCTTCCAAATCGTCAAATTCCTCATTTAATGCAGGATATTCAACCATGTAAAAATCATCCTCACAATATTCAGGATACTTATTTTGGGAAATTCTCCTTTCAATGTAATTCTGGAAATAATCCTCCTCGGCAATGGCCTCTTTTACAACCATGTCAAGAAAGTCATCCTCCTCTTCGAGATGGTCAATAATCAGTCCCAAAAGATATTCATCATCCACATCAAAATCTTCACGGATATTTTCCACAGCCTTTGAAATCAGATGTTTTTGATAATCGCTTTTGGAGAAGTTTTCAACCTGTGATTTGAAATCCTCATCAAGAATGTCCCTATCACTCAGTTCCTTATCTGAAAACTGATTTATCGGCTCCAAATCTTCAATTGATTTGGACTGCATTGTCTGCACAAATTTTGAAAAGCGTTCATGTTCCTGTTTGATAATGTCTCTCATCCATTGACTTTCAACCATATCATCCAATAATGATTCTATCCATTTTCGGGTCATTATTTCACCTAGATTGCTAATCAATCGAAACATTTTTGATTGAAAAGTGAAAAATTGCATTGGTCATGCATAATTTAGCTTGAAAGCTATCAAAAATGGCGATTGTTGGATATAGATATGTTTTAATCATTAATAAATTATTCTAATTTGGCTGAAGCCATTGCACAGCCATCATTTAAAATCAACCAGACTGCCTTTAAAAAACCTTCTTCATTTAATAATTGACAGTTTTCCATTTCTAAAGCCATATAATTCGGACGGTCCAGGACATCTTTCAGAAATTGCTCTTTAATGTCTTCACGCAATTGCTTGTCAATCAGAGCCTCCAGAATATCTTTGATTGAAATGGCAAAGGTATTTCCAATTGACTTTGTAATTTCAATTTCATCTTCTGACATTTCACCATTGAGACTACGCTCAATTTGAATATATGAGGAATAATCCTGGAACCCGAACATTGTAAACCTTCCTTCAACGTTGTGAGCGCAATATTCATCAATAAGCTGTGTGAAATGTGAATATGACAATATAAAACCAACCAAATCAACAACGACACTGTTTTTTGTTGCATTAAGTATCCTGCACAAAATATGAATCAGAATTTCCTTGATAATAAAATGGGACAGTTCATGTATTAATGTTGTTATCTGAAGGGATTTGGTTTGCCTGTCATCAATATAAATTATTCCTTCTTCAAAATATCCCAATTCCGCACCATATGACTTATAGTTAACCTCTACAAATGACTTTGAAAACAGAATTATCTTATCAAGAATATTCATTGAATCAAAGTCCAGCTTATTTTGTTTAACTAAATCGTCAAAGTTTTTTAATGCCTGAAACTTAATGTTTTTGAGGATTTTCAGATAGTCATCATATGTCAGGTCAAAATCTTTAATTTTCAAAAGATTATCCGCAGACAATAACTCCTTTAAATCATCATAGGAATTGTCACCCTTAAACACAAAGTGATAATCAGTTTTTATTTCTCCTACATCGATTTTATCTGAGATTTTTTTAAGATGAAGGAGACAGTCAAAGCATATATTATCTTCTTCAGGATATTTTTCACCACATTTCGGACAGTATTTAGTATATGGCAATTCACCTGAAGAGTCCTCACAAATATCCGCATCGATTTCCAATTTTAATGCATCAAATTGAATATCCTCCATAAAACTACGAATTTCAAGCGGATAATTATCCAGAACTTCTTCAATCAAATCTATTTTTTCTGCATCGTCCTGACTATACTTTGATAAATCCCTAATGTTAATCATAAAAATCCCCACAACTTGTTAATATATTACACTTAATGATTTAAAAATTTTAATTATTTCAAAATAATTAGAAAACTTTAATTTATAGTTAATGACAAATAATTAAATTAATGAAAACAATAGCTATTGGTGTTGGTGAAAATGAAAATATAATTCAAGCTTGTCATATTTTCAAAGAAAAGCACCCAAAAACGGACATAAAACTAATATATAGTGATGAAGACTTAGTAAAATCAGTTTTAGATAAAAATATTGATGCGGTTGTACGTGGATCACTTCCAGCATCCAATATTATGCAGGAACTCAAACAGCATTACCCTAATCTGTCAAGAGCCACCTATGTCAATGGGGACGAATATGAATTTCTATTGTCACCTGTCGGCATTGACGAAGGGATGAATGTTGAAGAAAGATATGAGATTACATTAAATTGCATAGACTTTCTAAAAAAAGTCGGAAAAGAACCTAAAATTGCAATACTAGCAGAAGGAAGAAAAGACGACTTCGGAAGAGGGAAAGAAGTTTCCAATTCAATTGAGGAAAGTGAAAAATTAACACAACTCATCAAAGAAAACACCTCCGAAGAAGTACAAAATTACTACATACTAATCGAAAAAGCAATAAACAGCAAATCAAACATAATCATTGCACCTAATGGTAGAGTGGGAAACATAATCTTTAGAGCACTCGTTTTACTTAACTCATGGCCAAGTTATGGTGCAGTAACATTCGGAATAGACAGAGTTTACATTGATACAAGTCGAGACCAAAGTATAGATGGATATGTCCGCAGTTTAATATTAGCTAATGATTTGTCAAAATAAGGGATAAAAATGGCAGAGAACATACTTTATCGATTATATGAATGGTACATTACTCGTGACTTAAAACCGGAAAAGATGCCCAAACACGTTGCCATCATTATGGACGGTAACAGAAGATATTCTAAACTGCAAGGAAACATTGACGTTGTTAAAGGACATGAAATTGGAGTGGACACATTAGAAAATGTTTTGGACTGGAGTATTGAGCTTGGCATTGAGATAATAACAGTTTACGCTTTTTCAACCGAAAACTTTAACAGACCTCAGCATGAAGTGGAAGGACTGATGAACCTGTTTGTTAAAAACTTCAAAAGACTTGTTAACCATGAAAAGATACTTAAAAATGAAGTTAAAGTAAAAGTTGTCGGAAAAACCGAACTGTTGCCTGAAAATGTTCGTGAAGCAATTAAAGAAGCTGAAGATGCAACAGCTCATTTTAATAAAAGATTATTTAACATAGCTATTGGATATGATGGACGTTTGGAAATCATAGATTCTTTTAAAAAGATTATAGAACAGGTACAGGCCGGTGAAATCACCATAGATGATGTTGATGAAGACCTTGTAAGCAAAAACCTCTACACCGGAGGACTTGATGACCCTAATTTAATTATCCGTACCAGTGGAGAGGAACGTTTAAGCGGATTTTTACTCTGGCAATCATCATACTCAGAACTGTACTTCTGCGAAACATTATGGCCGGAACTTAGAAAAGTTGATTTCATAAGGGCAATCAGGTCATATCAGGAAAGGGAACGCAGATTCGGTGTATAATATGATTGATACACATTGCCATATTGATTTTGAAGACTTCGACGTTGACCGTGAAGAAGTCATAAAAAGAGCTAAAGACAAACTTGACCATGTAATCGTTTCAGGATACAGCAACGACAGTAACATGGATGTTTTAAAGCTTTCTAAAGATTATGAAGGTTTCATTTATCCTACTTTTGGTTTTCATCCCGTAAGCTCACAGAATGCAACTGAAAAGGATATTGAAACTGCGCATGAAAATATTCGCAAGCATATCAATAACATTGTTGCAATCGGTGAAGTCGGAATGGATTACTATTATGTTACTGACAAGGCTTTGCGTGAAAGACAGCAGGAAATTTTTAGAAGCTTTTTAGACCTTGCAAATGAATATAAAGTCCCGATTGTGATGCATGTAAGGGATTGTGAGAAAAAAGCAGTAAATATCATTGAAGAATATGATGAAATACCTTATTTTGTTTTCCACTGTTATGGTGGAAGCCTAAAGACTGCAAAAAGAATAATGAATCGTGACGATTCATATATGAGCTTTTCAACAATGTTATGCTATTCAAAGCACCACCAGGATTTGATTGAAAAGATAAATCTTGATTATGTTTTAACCGAAACTGACAGTCCGTATCTTGCAATGACCAAAGAGGAACGTAACGAACCAGTTAATGTTGTTAATGCAGTTTTAAAAATTGCTGAGATAAAAAATATGGATGTTGAGACTGTTGATGAGATAACTACCAACAATGCTCGAAAAATTTTTAAAATCTAATCATCTGCAGTCATATGACATGTGCTTGTCTTTTTCCAGTAACAGTTATTGCATTTTGTACAGCCTGATTCACCTTCACCATCCCCAAACCACTGTGTTAAAAATGTCGGATTAAATACAAAAGGCCTGTGCATTGAAACATATTCAATATCTGTTTTGTTAATCAATTCATTGATGCCTGCCATATCAGACAATCCGCCACCTAAAATAACTGGAATATCTACTTCACAAGATATCTTGTCAGTCAATTCAAATAATGCTTCCTTATCTGAATTTTCTTTTGTGAAAAATTGTGGAGAGGAAGGTTTTGTAACCTGAAGACTATCGGCACCATATTTTTCAAGTGTTTGAGCAATCTCCAATGACTCCTGTGGATTTTGAGGATTGATATTGAATCGGCAGTTAACATGAAGTGAAGTTGTTTTTTTGATTGCCTGAATCAATTCTATAATCATTCTCAATCGGTTGAAAACAGATCCTCCATAATTGTCATCCCTTTTGTTTTCACTGGCATCAATTACCTTAGACAGGAAATAATTATTTCCAATGTTCAACTGAATGCCGTCAAAACCTGAGAAATGAATTTTACGGGCAGCAATAATATAATCGGACTGAATTTGCCTTATATCTTCAATGGTCAAATCATTAACGCCAATCATCTGTTTGCCGTTAACATTGCAGTTTGCAAAGGCAATCTGGGCAAAAATAGGAACCTCATACTCGTGTACAATATCAGTCAGTGTTTTGAAATCCTTCATGAAAAGAGGATAGTTCGGACTGTGTGAATAATCACTGAACTTGTCATGAGGATAAAGAGAAATCAGTTCAGTTATTATTAATCCAGCATGATTTTTTGCAAGTCTTTCATATCTTAAAAACACTTCAGGTTTCAGATAGCCGTGTTGTCTTATCTGTGATTCCCACAAACCTGTCCTTACAATGCGGCTTTTGAGTTTCAAGTCTCCAAATTGACATTCATCGAAAATATCTTTCATAGTATCACACTAATAACTAACTATTTGAATCTAAAAATGCAGAATAAAGTTCAAATTTATCAGCACATCATTATTCTCTTTGACAGCTTCAATTTCCAATTGAAAATCAGTCAAATCTTTTTTTACCAAATTAATCAGATGATAATCCAAAAGTGAATCGTTCAAGTATATTGTGAACTGGTTCCTATCGATTTTGGCCTGTTTTCTGCAGAACAGCTTAAATGCGTAGAAATAAAGTTCGATTCTGAAAATCAAATCCTGCTTGTCACCATTTCCATTGATGAAATATTCCTTCAGGTCTTCCTGCAGGATTTTTCCTTCATCTCCGACATCAGCCTGAAATGTTTCCATTTCAACCAAATCATCCATCAGTTGCTGTTTTTCCTCTTCATTATACATTTAATCACCAAGTTTGAAATTCAATTTTAAAATATTATATGCATTGGGCAAAAATGTTACCGTAAATCTGTCAAAAGCATCATCAAGTCTGCTTAAACGACTTAATTTCAAATCATCAGGAATGACATAGAGTATAAATGAATCTTCAGTTATCTCAACTCCCAATTCCTCATGAACCGGAATTTTCAACTCTGAAATGAACAGATACTTAAAAACAATTAATTCATATTCATTAACTTCCTTTCCCGATTCAATTATATCTATCAGTTCATCCTGCAATTTGGATGCAATTTCCGGAAAATTCATAATAAATCTCTATCTGTAAATACTTCTTTTGCAGCCATTAGAGCATTGATGGCTTTTGGAAAACCACAGTATGCGCTCATCTGCATCATTATTTCCACAATTTCTGTTGGAGTATTTCCAACGTTCAATGCTGCGTTGATGTGCTCTTTCAATTGAGGGATTGTTCCAAGAACTGTCAGTGCTGCAACAGTACAGATTTCACGTGTTTTCAAATCCACTTCCTCTCGGGTATATATTTCAGCATATGGATATTCAATGACAAATCTTGATAAATCCGGAGCAATATCCTCCAGATCCTTGAATATTTCTTCAACTGACTTTTCCTGAATGCTTTCAATACACTTTTTACCTTTCTCATATCGTGACATGATTATAGTATGGATTTAAATCCATTTAACATTAGCGGTCGTGTAGACATAATGAGGTGAGAAAACCGGATTGTACAGTTTGTTTGTTGATTGGGTGGAGTTAAAACTCAGGGCAAGGGATTTTCTTAAGTTATAGTTTATCCGGTCTCCAATCGATACCAGCTCTTGTGAATCAAATCTTTCATCGGTTTTAGCATACACATTAAACTGTATCCAATTTTTATCATAATTTACATCATATCCTAGGTCATTGTATGAAATATTTATGATTTCAACAGAATATGGAGTTAACAGACTTTCTTTGGATTTAGAATAATCCCTGAATGTATCTTCCGGATAAATTCCGCTTGATGAAGTGCCAATTCCTTCCATTACTCCGCTTCTGGCTGCAGCCATTGCAGTGTTCAGTTCATTTTCACCAGAGATAAATACAATTGCCAGCATGACAATCAATATCAAAACTCCAAACAAAAACAGAAATTCTGCTGAAATCTGACCTGAATTATCCATCATGTTATCACAACTCCCTCATCAGTTTTTGTTATTACATAGCTTCTTCCACTTACCAGCCTGTATTTTGAGTCCAGATTAGCAAACATTAATGCAGTTTCACCCTTCTTGTCATCATATTCCATAGTCAGCTTATTATTTTCAACTGTGACTTCAAAATATCCCTTATCTGACGGCAACTTAAGGTATTTTGAATAACCCACCCCATTCGAGTTTACCTGACTGATTACGTTTGCCACATCATCCAGAATTAGTCTGTGTGTGACACTATCTTCAATATTTAAACTTGATGATATTGATGCAGATGCATAAAATAATACTCCTAAAGCAATAATTATAATAATAAATAATGAAAATAGATATTCTATTGAAATAAAACCTTTATTGTCCATATTTTTTAATTATTTTAGAAATTAATAAAGTTTACTCTAAACTAAGGTCAATTTTGATACAAAATCATTAAATAATACTTGAAACAAAAAGAAAAATATGAAAGGAAAAGTCATATTTATAGGTGCAGGACCAGGCGATCCTGATTTGATCACTGTTAAAGGAAGAAGAGTAATTGAAAAAGCTGACGTCATTATTTAT is drawn from Methanobrevibacter sp. and contains these coding sequences:
- a CDS encoding tRNA-dihydrouridine synthase; the protein is MKDIFDECQFGDLKLKSRIVRTGLWESQIRQHGYLKPEVFLRYERLAKNHAGLIITELISLYPHDKFSDYSHSPNYPLFMKDFKTLTDIVHEYEVPIFAQIAFANCNVNGKQMIGVNDLTIEDIRQIQSDYIIAARKIHFSGFDGIQLNIGNNYFLSKVIDASENKRDDNYGGSVFNRLRMIIELIQAIKKTTSLHVNCRFNINPQNPQESLEIAQTLEKYGADSLQVTKPSSPQFFTKENSDKEALFELTDKISCEVDIPVILGGGLSDMAGINELINKTDIEYVSMHRPFVFNPTFLTQWFGDGEGESGCTKCNNCYWKKTSTCHMTADD
- a CDS encoding glutathione peroxidase; its protein translation is MSVYDFEVKDGEGNDVSLSQYDGKVLLIVNSATKCGFTPQYTELNEIYSEFNEKGFEILDFPCNQFGKQAPGSTEEITEVCRSKWLVPYTIFDKIDVNGENASPLFEYLKNEQGFTGFTGRGAGKLKLVVKMMDRHYKDNNDIKWNFTKFLVDRQGNVVRRFEPTEDLGDVKEAIKALL
- a CDS encoding cation diffusion facilitator family transporter — translated: MTRQAKIVKTSIIGIVVNLILVAFKAVIGVLTNSIAITLDAVNNLTDALSSIITIIGAKLAGRAPDKNHPYGYGRIEYFSSVIIAAIVLWAGITALMESWPKIFTPDVTNYTTVSLIIIAVAVVVKFVLGQYVKKVGEDINSQALVASGSDAFFDAILSLSTLIAAIISIFFNISLEGILGVIISFVIIKASIDMLKETLDSMIGARVDSELSKKIKDSIREIPGIYGAYDLSLHNYGPEDMQGSVHVEIDDTLTALEIHKLTREIQTKIFQEFSIALTVGIYARNDKFKEVRNDLYDIASKYEEVLEIHGFIVLEEQNTVMFDIIVDFDADRNRIKNEIMDEIKSRHPQFDYQMIDDYDISD
- the mtxX gene encoding methanogenesis marker protein Mmp4/MtxX; its protein translation is MKTIAIGVGENENIIQACHIFKEKHPKTDIKLIYSDEDLVKSVLDKNIDAVVRGSLPASNIMQELKQHYPNLSRATYVNGDEYEFLLSPVGIDEGMNVEERYEITLNCIDFLKKVGKEPKIAILAEGRKDDFGRGKEVSNSIEESEKLTQLIKENTSEEVQNYYILIEKAINSKSNIIIAPNGRVGNIIFRALVLLNSWPSYGAVTFGIDRVYIDTSRDQSIDGYVRSLILANDLSK
- a CDS encoding carboxymuconolactone decarboxylase family protein; amino-acid sequence: MSRYEKGKKCIESIQEKSVEEIFKDLEDIAPDLSRFVIEYPYAEIYTREEVDLKTREICTVAALTVLGTIPQLKEHINAALNVGNTPTEIVEIMMQMSAYCGFPKAINALMAAKEVFTDRDLL
- the uppS gene encoding polyprenyl diphosphate synthase is translated as MAENILYRLYEWYITRDLKPEKMPKHVAIIMDGNRRYSKLQGNIDVVKGHEIGVDTLENVLDWSIELGIEIITVYAFSTENFNRPQHEVEGLMNLFVKNFKRLVNHEKILKNEVKVKVVGKTELLPENVREAIKEAEDATAHFNKRLFNIAIGYDGRLEIIDSFKKIIEQVQAGEITIDDVDEDLVSKNLYTGGLDDPNLIIRTSGEERLSGFLLWQSSYSELYFCETLWPELRKVDFIRAIRSYQERERRFGV
- a CDS encoding TatD family hydrolase, whose translation is MIDTHCHIDFEDFDVDREEVIKRAKDKLDHVIVSGYSNDSNMDVLKLSKDYEGFIYPTFGFHPVSSQNATEKDIETAHENIRKHINNIVAIGEVGMDYYYVTDKALRERQQEIFRSFLDLANEYKVPIVMHVRDCEKKAVNIIEEYDEIPYFVFHCYGGSLKTAKRIMNRDDSYMSFSTMLCYSKHHQDLIEKINLDYVLTETDSPYLAMTKEERNEPVNVVNAVLKIAEIKNMDVETVDEITTNNARKIFKI
- a CDS encoding transposase; its protein translation is MNINYGLMVRLYPDEDMKIKFNQNIGNSRFTWNKLLENYQNTYKLFKSHGYTKLKSNMTTFNAMLGMLKKEHDFLYLSESSSLQQVYRDLINAYKKFFNGECSYPRFKSKKRDKKSFRIQNNHNIKIKDNTIILPKLGETHYRTSKKYHEKLKNVKINSVTIKLENGKYYAVFNIETEISEFPKTYKFVGIDLGMRTLATLDNGLKIANLDVIYEESMIKKYQKRLSRKKYQSNRYKKTLKTYWKWVDQKKNKINDYYHKITTQIVKKYDIIILEDLDIKGMFQNPHNSQKLQRIVWGKFVEMLKYKAEIYGKTIRQINRWYPSSKNCSNCGYYYKDLQQDETEWKCPQCHTVHDRDLNAGKNILKQGLIDLIDETMNLWDRGDSTVILLSFESTSP